The genomic segment TTAGCTGCAATATTCTTAAATTGAATAGCTAAAGGAAACTTAGTAGTGGGGCGAAGAATGTTGAGCAAATATTCATTATGCCTGTTGGTTTTTTGGCAAAGGTCCAACAAAGTCAATTATTACCTTTCCAAATGGCGTTTAGGAACAATAATAGGTACAAATGGTGCTGGTGAAATCTTTTCACTCGGTCTACCTGTGACCTGACACACATGACAGGactataatttttataaagttcttTACATCTTCCTTCATCCTTGGCCAATAGAAGTCTTCTTGGAGATGTTTATAAGTCGTGGTGACACAAAGATGGCTTTCTGCAGAGTGCATTAATTCCATTATCGAAGATCTTAGGGAGCAAGGTACAACCAATTGATGACAATCGTAACACGAGTCCTTAGCAAGGAGGGTAGGAGACCTGTAATGAtgcattaaaatgttattttctagaTAAGATAAAGATAACTTATTACGTTTATCTGAAGGATCATTAAACTTGATAAAGAAATCTTTAAAGGCTATTGTCTGATCTCTGAAGCTTCACAAAATCATCATGCTCAAGACCAAACAGGTCAGCTATATCCGGAGAAGGGTTGGCTGAGAATTATCCATTGCAGACTCCGATGCAACAGAATGAGGGTGACTCGACAGGGCAGAACCTCCTGCCGGATCATCTCATTTTCTAAGACACACTCAGCTTGTGAAATAATAAGGTTAGGCAAGACATTTCCTTCAGCTAAATCATTACCTAATAAGATATCTGCCTTCTCACAGGGTAAATCTCTGTCTAataaaactacttctgttttaaCAGTGTAGTAAGGGCAATCAATGTTCATATTAACTACAGGCTATATGAATTTATTGGAAAGATCGGTGGCAGTAACATATTTATTAGTAGGCTGGGttaaatgtttcagtttatcaTTTACTATTGTCTGCGACAATCCTGTGTCCCTTAACAGTTTTACAGGAAAATCATTTGCAGTACCAGAACAGAGAAAATTAGAGAAGTCATCCGAGACCTGAGAACAATGCTTTGCTCTTTGTAAGATTTTCTAGTCTACTTCCTGTATGTTACTGAGAAGTCTGCAAGACATTAAATACTTATACATCGGGGGTTAGGGCAATCATGTGCAGTATAGTATGGTCTCCCTCTgcttacaaaatgaacaaaagttaCTTAGACTTGTCTTTTCAGGagaacagcattttttttttacttcgtggATGAGATTATACTCATCAGCAAGAAGATCTGCTTTCTTTCCATCCTTCTCTTGTCATTCTCTGATGAACATTGAAATGTTGGTGGGAATTTTCCTCAAAAACTCTTTCAATACCACAAGACTCTACAACTGCTCAAGagtggttatattttcattttcctgccatttttttttaaattgtttccaTTCAAGTTGAAACAATTCCAAATAAATTTGAGAGCTTCCTTTAATTGAATTTCTAAATAACTGCCATACCCTTCAGCTGTAACAGTATATGGATCAAGGATAGTTTTCTTAAGTATACTATAACTAAGCTCCTCTAATATTTGAGCAGCTATATAAGCAGCCTTGCTTTTCAAAGCACTCCTGATTAGTAGAACATATTGATTCTCTAGTCACTGCAATGTTGTCCCTGTGTTCTCGAAAGTACCGAAAAAAATATCAGGATCTCTTTCGTCAAAAATAGGTAATAGTTTACGAGCCTTGGTGAGGGAAAAAGACTCTGCAGTATCTTTTTCTCTACCTCTTTCTTTCAACCTAGTAGTAGCCAGTTGCCGTTCCATTTCCAGCTTTTCCTGCCGTTCTTGTCGCTCCAATGctaacattttttccctttttttcctatTCAGCTTTCTGAAATGAAGCTAAATTTGCAACTTCAGCATTTTCAGCGTTTTGCAATGTTGGAGTGGCCACTGTTTTTTCTCGCTCAGCAGCCAATGCAGCTTTCTGTAATTCCAGTTGTAACTTTAGTTTAACGAGTTCTGGATCCTCAACAGCCACAACCACACCCCTTCCTTAAGTAAGATGATGAAGGGGAGAAGCTTCTTATTGTGAAATTGGAGATTTGGCTGCCAAGAAATCCCAAATCTTACCCAACAACTCTGCTTAGACCATGCAAGGAGATATGGGAATAGCAGCACGTTCAGCTATCTTCCATGggtctgttttcttttcatcctGCAATGACAAGAGGTGCTCCCGTGGATCATCTAAAAATTTCTTTAAGTTAAACATGGTTAATCAAAAGACAATCTTTGTCGTTTTCACTATGTCGTTCACACTACTATTTATTAGCTGTGTGAAAggattgtgttaaaaaaaaaaaaaacacaaatttacaGAATGCACATTACCATTTAATCATTTCCTGTAAGAAGCGTAATAGCTCTTTCACTGCgccactataattttttttttttttttttttttttagatttcactCTAATACAATGAGAATCACTGAGCAATGTAATGGGGTATTTATTAGTACCTGAGGAAGGAATGTACTTAGAAACGCTTGCACTGCATCCCTCTCCAAACCATTGGTGTTTACTTGAGATGGCGTGGTATTTGCCACAGCACCTTAAATTAATATCAGAAGTGGAGTTCATTATCCGCGTTGGTATAGCCTGTAACATACACTTTTCTGTTCTTAATAAAGGAATCCACAATCACAATCTGTGACTGTTACACTTGGATAGAGAGATGCGAGAAGTCAAAAAAATGCAGTAGATGAAGGCTCATGGTTgtactacgaaaaaaaaatataggataaTGTAGAGAAGCTGCAGAAAATGTTGATGAAATTTCAAATTGTTCTCAAGAGGAGACTATTGAGAGTAAAATAAGGAAGTTTAAGGTTTTGAGAGTAAATGGATATAAGGAGATGGAGCTAAGAATGTTGAATAGGACAGTGGAACAGTATATCTAACGTCAgcgggaggaggagaggaagaccttgaTGAAATAGTTGGATTGTTGCCGGGAAGGTGTTATTGGAATGCAAGCAAGATGGTTAATGGTGCAGAATGTGAATATTGGTGTTGGATGACCTGTGAATGATCCTTCTGTGTAGTTGTATGAAACTACTAGAGATGTGGAGTTCTTTTTTAATGCAGGTGGTAAATCGAAGAGTTGGTAGTTAAAACATAAATGTATAAGTAAGAACTAACATCATTTTTTTGGACCCACAAATAATAAGTCGAAAATACAAACACTAACGGATCGGATGTTATCTCCAAAGAATTCCGATACATCTAAGAGGAGTAGGAGCTTAggtgtggtttcttttttcttaaaggaAATCAAGGTACTGTATCTGTCAAGCAGGATAAAGGTTATATAATCTAATCAACTGACAAAAGTGAAGAAAAACCTTACCGGCTTGTAGTTTTCTAACTCTGTCCTAATACCTACTCTTTATTCTTAATGACTTAATACAAATACTTTAACCGAGTtaatatgtaacatttatttgagaCTTAAAATACTTGTTTCGTTTTGATGAAATCACCTTTCCAAAAACAACAAGTAAATGGATTAAGAGCAGGAACCcctcaaatttattttcaaattttaatgttCAAATGTGTACTAAAAATGGTCAATAGGAGCAGACGATCATCTGCTTTTTGCATCTGTCCTTAAAGTGCTGGATTGGGGAGTGGTGGTTAGTTCCAATGACCAAATTATAGTCCACCTAAAGGTAATTATTTTCAATAAGCCATTCAACAACTGCGATATAAATAGTGTGATGAGTGCTGCATTAATGTGAGACAGGTGCTGAAGATCTTAATAACATTCTTGATCTAGATACTGTTTTCGTTTCCTTGCAAAGTGTCATCAAGTTCACTGGAAACACAAGACCTTTTGGGGTGGGTCTTGGAGTAGACAGTAAAACAACTGCTAGGAATGGTTCACAGGAATGGccatattgacttttttttataaaaaattttaccgACTGCAAAACGGCCACCACTGAAACCGTACCTGTGGAtgaatatcattattcaaaaggGATTTTCCCCTAAAGACAAGAATTATTCAACTTATCCATCAACTTAGCAAATACACAAAATTCCTTAGATATTGCAGAACATTACTCTGTATTACGAGATTGTCAAAAATAGGCTCTTATTTCGACCATggcagattattttattttactttatttatttatttatttatttattcatttatttatttatttatctatttatttatttatttatttatttattgtcaaatgcTCATGATTGCGCTGAAGTAATAAAAGTGCAAACACACAAATTGACACTGAGTAAATTTTTTTTGATAGGAGGATTAAAATTATTCCGTACATTAGTTCTCTTAACACACTTAtccaaatttattaaatttattaaacattttaggATCACGGCTTTCAGTAATAATCGTTAACAGACTCTTTAATGCTTCTACGAGTGATTCTCTTTCTTGCAGCAACAAAAGGTTTCCTAAAACCATTTATCTAAAAATTCTTCTAAATGTTCGGGCAAAATTAACTCGGCTTTCGATATAATGACGCACTTCACAAAGACCATTTCATAAAGTGACTACCATTTACTCGAATAAAGCTATACATTCATTTTCGTGTCAGGACTAATGTCACAATATTAAAGACTCGACTTTTCCTTTGCGCTGTAATCTATTTCATTTGAGAACTTCCGTAAAACATGTAGCATTATTGTGCATAGAaacatgcattttttttcagCGACGGAATATCTCGAAAACATTCATCATTTACGTTTCagactttcacacacacacacacacacacacacacacacacacacacacacacacacacacacatacatatatatatatatatatatatatatatatatatatatatatatatatatatatatatatatatatatatatatatatatatatatatatatatatatatatatatatatatatataaggcaaatgtcatgaaggaaaagtgaaacaatggaatgGTTGCTAGGCTTGTCGACACAACAGTcttttactagcagactgatgagaaatatgaaagtaaggttacaataaagctagtataattgacagatgacacagatatccctgaggatggggattatataagAACAGATGCACCTGGCATCCAACACaagaagaattagtggacctaccaaaacaaaggtaaatctttgagaggttatTCAAAAAATTAGGCCCAACTGGCTCGCAAGCAGGGAGGAGTGAGTTCAAGGATTATAGAGGAAAAGAGACTGACCAcgaaaaatgaccttggaatgaacaagctgtttatatatgtttataaaagtataacACTTAATATAtactccttttggtaaacaatacaataacaattgtcgaaaggcctagcaaccattccgttgcttcacttttccttcaggacatttgcctttatttatacattcatcaagttccatatcttcatgattcagtttatatatatatatatatatatatatatatatatatatatatatatatatatatatatatatatatatatataatgtgtgtgtgtgtgtgtgtgtgtgtgtagtgtgtgtatgtatgtatatatgtatatgtgttaccCAACCAAGAATAAATCCCATTGTTTACTTTTGCTAACAGTCAATAAGTCTCATCTATTtatagcttgatagtgaccacatcaaaatGGCTACTGGCAtcgtacatatgtacatacacacaagaattctctctctctctctctctctctctctctctctctctctctctctctctctctctctctctttcaggtctacagcgaaacaagcactacccaaaataatttatttaacaataatctaacataactggattgcaacaAAACAAGATATGCAATAAAATGGAATAGTAATGTTCACCCAGTGATCAAATATATTTaggtccatcatattcaactaattattctctctaatcaggggttcccaaactggggtacatgtacccccaggggtACATTTGCACGTTTCAGGGGGTACATTTGGTCTGAAGGAAATAATTACTACTGTACAATACATGGTGTTGTAATCTGCACTCAGATTGCACTTTTCTCAATTTCCTTGTGTTGATTAGCacaacttttatttaaatttattgggAGTAAggtaataccatttgttttttactATTATAAACTTCACACGGCTGTATCTGCAGTGTAGATCTGTAGGACTACCTGTACCAATCCAGAAATGACAGGTACAGGACATGTTTACCGATGCGTCAGTGCCTGGCGGCTCACGCCTCACTGAGTGACTCAGTCCTGTTTACACTCACAGCTAGTGAAAGTGTGCAAACGTTTCTCGTTACTAACTCTATTTCCATATCCTTGTTGTAAGACAGTGTTGCATTAAAAGTTCTATACatacaattaagaaaaacaatgaaaagacaaaaatatctaatattaatatatatacaaagtgatttttattttcttgtcatttgctTTCTGTGGCAGTAGCTATATTCTTATTCCTTGCATCGGAAACATAAAATAAGCCcaacaagtgccataaaaccgcaTACGGCCACATCTGAAACCTGGTATGTGTATTTAATTCTAACAGTAGATACACATACCAGGTTTCAGATGTGGCTGGATACTGTTTTATGGCACTTTTTGGGCTTATTAGTTAAgtaatctattttttctatcttttaggAAGGTAGACAATGAtgagtaaatgaagaaaatattcagaGACCTACTTACAGTTAGGGTTTACGTTCGTAGTAAACAATGGTATGGATATTCCAGTGTGTGTACTATGTCAAAAAACTCTGGGGAATGATTCAATGAAACCAAGCCTACTTACTCGACATCTTGAGAGAGCTCATCCAGAGCTCAAAGACAAAGACCTTAACTTTTTTAAACGTAAAGAAGTGTTAAAGAAGCAACGACTGGATCCAAATGGTAGGATTTTCCAACAAAACAGTGCAGTGGTGCAGGCATCTTATGAAGTTTCACTTATGATTGCCAAACAAAAGAAAGCTCATGCCATTGGGGAAAACCTTGTTCTTCCAGCTGCAAAAGCAATGGTGTGTTGTGTCCTTGGAGATGAATCTGAAAAAAAGCTCAACTCTATCTCCTTGTCGAACAATACAGTCCAACGACGAATAGAAGAAATGTCACTAGATATTTTGCAGCAAGTGATTAGCGAGATTTCTATGTCTGAAAGTGGATTTGCAATTCAACTTGACGAGCCCACCGATGTTACAAATTGTGCTCAGCTACTAATGATGGCTCGGTATGTAGGAAATGAAGGTATTTAAGGAAGAGTTCTTAATGAATGCAGCCTTAGAAACAACAACTAAAGGCgaagatatttttcaagtggtaGATTCATTTTTCAAGCAACATGGTTTGAAGTGGGAAAATCTGAGAGGATGCACAACTGATGGGGCACCAGCAATGTTAGGACGAAGGTCTGGTTTTAGAGCTCGTGTCATGGAAGTAGCACCTCATGTGACATTTATGCATTGCATGATCCATCGGTTTGTTTTGTCATACAAGGTTCTTCATGCTAAACTAGCCAGCATGttatcactggtggtcaaaatggtTAACCATGTAAAAGGGAGTGCTCTTAACAGCCGGTTATTCAAACTATTGTGTGAAGATTTTGATGCTAATCACAGTGTACTTCTGTTCCATACTGATGTACGTTGGCTTTCCCGGGGAAGTGTCACAAAGCGTATTTATGAGCTTCATGGAGAATTGCTAGAATTTTTTCAACATTCCCACAAGTGTGAAGATTTCGTCACTTCCTTGAAGGATCATTCCTTCATGCTTAACCTTGCTTACCTTGTGGATATCTTTGATGCTCTAAATATGCTAAACCAGAGTCTCCAAGGAAGAGATGTAACAATTTGTGGCAGTATAGCTAAGCTCAAAGCATTCATTGCAAAACTTCGACTGTGGAGGGGAAACATTCAGTCTGATACTTTGGCTATGTTTAGTAATGTAACAGAATTTATAGATCAAAATCCACGATCTAAGACTGACAAGTTCACAGGATTAGTCACTGAGCAtcttatgaagatggaagaagaaattaataGTTATTTTTCAAGCCTTGATGGAGATGAATTTGTATATCTTAGGAATCCTTTCAGCACAAATGCTCAGGTGTTGCAGGCTGGGACAGGTAGGCAGGAGGAACTGGTAGAAATGCAACATGATGATTCTGCATTACATGTATACTCTGAGAAGAATGTGTgtgatttttggtttttaatgCAAAACTCATACAGACAGATTGCCGAACCTGCTATTCGAACACTGCTGGTATTTCCATCAACATGGCTTTGTGAGTCGGCATTTTCAGTACTATTAGGTATCAAATCAAAATACAGATCAAAACTCAACACACCTGAACATGATCTTCGTTGTGTAATTGCTAAAGTTTCCCCTCGTATCAATGAGCTTGTTGCTAAAAAACAAGCTCACCCATCTCACTAGTTCTGTTTAGATTTGGTTACAATTGTTATCAATAATTTTGTCTGAATACTAGAGTgcatcgagtttttttttttttcctgtttctgccTTATCTGCAGGACTGAATGTGTGTTGAATTGGCAGTGATCCATTTATGTTGAGTTACTGCGATGCATCAAAATAAGAATACttgagttttgtttattaatgttttggataataataaaaaggtatgtattgtatgtactggatcaaaatataaattaccttagtaattgctttatttctgttatcaccaTTTCAGATACCTGTGtaatctacacatgcagactccatacatttaaaatatcaaaatattaaaatgttcttttttttaatattaagcttaatttttagtgttaggggtactgaggaacaaaaagtttgggaacctctgCTCTAAATAATTTCCCGACAATAAGTCAAAATAAGTTACAGTCCACTACATGCCCAATGAGtgcatcttaacctcttcctcaacgaaacatctgaagaaatctaataaaacccttattaaacaactgcataaaaataaagctatgggaattcctcccatgttacttataaagtacacacaatgtaaaaatggtcagatacaagtgaaatatatgttaaatgaaaagaacaatctacagtttggagaatctaaaatgtttcctatgtcCAAACAGCAAAGTTCACAATCTTAGTTggcaggtctcgaaccacagaccCTTCACTGAAGGCTTCTATTAATATTTGGTGTTGATCTtcaaatgacaatttgtttgataaccaATACCTTCACACCCAGGGgtctgcctcccccccccccaaaaaagaacaCAGATGAACAAACACTCCAGAACATGGACATTTCTGGTGAACAAATTTACAAAGTCCTGTCattaggcagggatgttctcatgtctcaagaatatctgatgcattCAACACATATACAGTTTCACTAATCAGGAGGCatgccagacaccagctaaacattctctcaaggttttTCACAATGtttttagccacacttattaataaaaaatctactgtgtattgtaactcataaaatatctgtgacctatgagcttctCAGATGCTCGGCCACCACAAAGAAGTGCTGCTCCCAGTACTAGGGAGATAGCAATAATTAATTGCCAGATTTgtgcactaaatggacagccacactCCTTGCAGGCTGATCTTtaggtgagggtttactcacacaatgGTTTTGTACACGAGAAATACCCCACTTTAAGGAGAGTATGACGACAAAGGCCCCGATTACTGATAAAGTAGCGATGAGGAGTTACTTGTTCGGCACAGGGAAAGGTTTGTCCTCcagcattggaggaagtggtggaattgtggcgatCATTCCTTTTAAAGGCGGCACCGGAACAACTTCATGTTCCCTATGAAGATGCTGCATGAAGCtacgagtagtagagttgaagaaaCTCTTGCCCAGAATTCAAAACTTGGCGTGACCAGCCTACATACTGCATCAAAGAGGCGGGATCCTCACAGAAGGAATGTGTCCGATGAATCATGGCACCTGATGGCAGAACACCGTgttgagagtcttcgtaga from the Macrobrachium rosenbergii isolate ZJJX-2024 chromosome 43, ASM4041242v1, whole genome shotgun sequence genome contains:
- the LOC136828985 gene encoding zinc finger BED domain-containing protein 5-like codes for the protein MKVFKEEFLMNAALETTTKGEDIFQVVDSFFKQHGLKWENLRGCTTDGAPAMLGRRSGFRARVMEVAPHVTFMHCMIHRFVLSYKVLHAKLASMLSLVVKMVNHVKGSALNSRLFKLLCEDFDANHSVLLFHTDVRWLSRGSVTKRIYELHGELLEFFQHSHKCEDFVTSLKDHSFMLNLAYLVDIFDALNMLNQSLQGRDVTICGSIAKLKAFIAKLRLWRGNIQSDTLAMFSNVTEFIDQNPRSKTDKFTGLVTEHLMKMEEEINSYFSSLDGDEFVYLRNPFSTNAQVLQAGTGRQEELVEMQHDDSALHVYSEKNVCDFWFLMQNSYRQIAEPAIRTLLVFPSTWLCESAFSVLLGIKSKYRSKLNTPEHDLRCVIAKVSPRINELVAKKQAHPSH